A genomic window from Vitis riparia cultivar Riparia Gloire de Montpellier isolate 1030 chromosome 18, EGFV_Vit.rip_1.0, whole genome shotgun sequence includes:
- the LOC117906219 gene encoding LOW QUALITY PROTEIN: disease resistance protein RUN1-like (The sequence of the model RefSeq protein was modified relative to this genomic sequence to represent the inferred CDS: inserted 1 base in 1 codon; deleted 1 base in 1 codon), whose translation MASICNLISSSSTSVLRWNYDVFLSFRGEDTRYKFTDHLYAALRNRSIRTFRDDKLKRGEEIAPELLKVIEESRLSIVVFSENYASSRWCLDELVKIMECRKKIRQMVVPIFYHVDPSDLRQQKGSFGKAFASYERHGRDSKEKIQRWRAALTEASNLSGWRLFEGYESEHIKKIIENIFSTLNCKQFDVGSKLVGMDSRAKEISLRLHLELDGVRIIGICGTGGIGKTTITKVVYNQFFYQFKHTSFLENVSEISKNQGLLHLQNQLLCDILEVGENIYISAIGQGSNMIKNILQSKRVFVVLDDVDDLDQLESLVGNHDWLGKGSRVIITTRNKHLLTVQRVDELYEVEKLNFEDGFELFNWHAFRQNFPKQDFIDLSYDAVCYCQGLPLALKILGSLLIGKTRPQWESELQKLKREPDKKIHNLLKQSFHGLDHTXKDIFLDIACCFKGEDKDFVSRILDGCNFYVERGLKDLSDKCLITILDNRITMHDLIQQMGWEIILEKFPNEPSRWSRLWDFEDIERAFATSEAMKKTEAIFLDLSRSKQMQFNTKVFAKMKKLRLLKVYWRKHYDFMRKDCKLILRENFEFPSHELRYLYWEGYSLKSLPSNFKGENLVEIKLLNSNIRQLWQGNKCLGKLKVLDLSGSKQLIEIPNFSNISNLEQLILKNCRSLDKIDSSIEVLKNLNVLELSWCKKLTSLPSSMQYLDSLESLDLYGCSNLEEFPEIRWSCRKGLKDIYLDSTPIKELPFSIDDLTLVRILSMSDCKNLRSLPGSIFSLKSLKRLNLIGCSNLETFPEITEDMENLEYLALSETAIKELPSTIQHLKQLKSLRVGGCSRLEKFPKNLESLKDSLRHLDLSNSNLMDGAIPNDVWCLSLLEILILGRNNFRHIPAGITQLRKLTYLMINHCKMLEGIPELPLSLKRKEARGCTSLETLSSSSSPLWSSLLQWFKSAKFQDQEAQAKSAGSMIPGSSGIPGWVLHQEMEREVRIELPMNWYKDNHFLGFVFFCLFEDNGTNPCLTYDLRFHDDEDSYEVVHRGGFGCQCDYYRNINSGVSDELWVTYYPKISIPEKYHSNQFKHIQASFSALTVSDIKSCGIHLISSQDHQYRNTPLLDSLGTQDDDLPDNFQDNTESVAEDTNGNVKRRRTNPSRGHPMKE comes from the exons ATGGCTTCCATATGCAACCTAATATCCTCTTCTTCTACATCTGTCCTTCGATGGaattatgatgttttcttgagttttagaggtGAAGATACTCGTTACAAGTTTACTGATCATCTGTATGCAGCTTTGCGTAATAGAAGCATTCGAACTTTTAGAGATGATAAACTTAAGAGAGGAGAAGAGATTGCACCGGAACTCTTGAAAGTTATTGAAGAATCAAGGCTTTCCATAGTCGTTTTTTCAGAAAATTATGCTAGTTCTAGATGGTGTTTAGATGAGCTGGTCAAGATCATGGagtgtagaaaaaaaattagacaaatGGTGGTACCTATTTTCTACCATGTGGATCCGTCCGATCTTCGGCAACAAAAGGGGAGTTTTGGAAAAGCTTTTGCCAGCTATGAAAGACATGGAAGGGATTCCAAGGAGAAGATACAAAGGTGGAGAGCTGCATTGACTGAAGCAAGTAATCTATCTGGATGGCGGCTCTTTGAAGG ATATGAGTCGGAGCATATCAAGAAAATCATTGAGAACATATTCAGTACATTGAATTGTAAACAATTTGATGTTGGCTCTAAGTTAGTTGGTATGGATTCTCGTGCTAAAGAGATAAGTTTGCGATTGCATTTGGAATTAGATGGTGTCCGTATAATTGGGATATGTGGAACTGGTGGAATAGGTAAGACAACCATCACCAAAGTTGTatataaccaa tttttttatcaatttaagcATACAAGCTTTCTTGAAAATGTTAGCGAGATTTCCAAAAATCAAGGGTTACTTCATTTACAAAATCAACTTCTTTGTGATATCCTTGAGGTGGgagaaaacatatatataagTGCAATTGGCCAAggatcaaatatgataaaaaacatTCTTCAATCTAAAAgagtttttgttgttttggatGATGTTGATGATTTAGATCAATTGGAATCCCTAGTTGGAAATCATGACTGGCTTGGAAAAGGAAGTAGGGTCATCATAACAACTAGAAACAAGCATTTGCTAACTGTGCAAAGGGTAGATGAGTTATATGAGgttgagaaattaaattttgaagatgGTTTTGAGCTCTTTAATTGGCATGCCTTTAGACAAAATTTTCccaaacaagattttatagATCTCTCATATGATGCAGTATGTTACTGTCAAGGCCTTCCATTAGCTTTGAAAATTCTAGGCTCTCTTCTGATTGGTAAGACAAGACCTCAATGGGAAAGTGAATtgcaaaaattgaaaagagagcCAGACAAGAAAATTCACAATCTCCTCAAACAAAGTTTTCATGGGTTAGACCACA AAAAGGATATATTCCTTGATATTGCATGTTGTTTTAAAGGAGAAGACAAAGATTTTGTTTCAAGAATATTGGATGGTTGCAATTTTTATGTAGAAAGAGGACTAAAAGATCTTAGTGATAAGTGTCTTATAACAATTCTAGACAATCGGATAACTATGCATGATTTGATACAACAAATGGGTTGGGAAATTATTCTCGAAAAGTTTCCTAATGAGCCAAGCAGATGGAGCAGATTGTGGGATTTTGAAGATATTGAACGTGCATTTGCAACTAGTGAG GCAATGAAAAAAACAGAGGCAATATTCCTAGACTTGTCAAGATCAAAACAAATGCAATTTAATACAAAAGTTTTTGCAAAGATGAAAAAACTTAGATTGCTCAAAGTTTATTGGAGGAAGCATTATGATTTTATGAGAAAGGACTGTAAATTGATCCTTCGTGAAAACTTTGAATTTCCTTCGCATGAGTTAAGATATCTCTATTGGGAAGGATACTCTTTGAAATCTTTGCCATCAAATTTCAAAGGTGAGAACCTAGTGGAAATCAAATTGCTGAATAGCAATATAAGACAACTTTGGCAAGGAAATAAG tGTCTTGGAAAGTTAAAGGTCTTAGATTTATCAGGTTCCAAGCAGctcattgaaataccaaacttctcaaatatatcaaatttagaACAACTAATTCTTAAAAACTGTAGAAGTTTGGATAAGATTGACTCATCTATTGAAGTGCTGAAGAACCTTAATGTTCTAGAGTTGAGCTGGTGCAAAAAGCTTACAAGTTTGCCCAGTAGCATGCAGTACTTGGACTCTCTTGAAAGTCTTGATTTATATGGTTGCTCAAACTTGGAGGAATTCCCGGAGATTAGATGGAGTTGTAGGAAAGGCTTAAAGGATATTTATTTGGATAGTACTCCTATAAAAGAATTGCCCTTCTCAATAGATGATCTCACCTTAGTTCGGATATTATCAATGAGTGACTGTAAAAACTTGAGAAGTCTTCCGGGcagcatttttagtttgaaatccCTTAAACGACTCAATCTCATCGGCTGTTCAAACCTAGAGACTTTTCCAGAAATCACAGAAGACATGGAAAATTTAGAATATCTTGCTTTATCAGAAACAGCTATAAAAGAGTTGCCATCAACCATTCAACATCTAAAACAGCTCAAATCGTTGCGCGTGGGTGGTTGTTCAAGACTAGAGAAATTTCCCAAGAACCTGGAGAGTCTGAAAGATTCCTTAAGACATCTAGATCTTAGCAATAGCAATCTGATGGATGGAGCAATCCCCAATGATGTATGGTGCCTATCCTTGCtggaaattttaattctagGAAGAAACAATTTTCGTCACATACCTGCTGGAATAACTCAACTTCGTAAGCTGACATACCTAATGATCAATCACTGCAAGATGCTTGAAGGTATTCCAGAGCTTCCATTAAGTCTAAAACGTAAAGAAGCACGTGGTTGCACAAGCCTGGAAACTTTATCGAGTTCATCAAGTCCACTATGGTCTTCTCTTCTCCAGTGGTTCAAGTCAGCAAAATTTCAG GATCAAGAAGCGCAAGCGAAGTCTGCAGGAAGTATGATTCCGGGAAGTAGTGGAATTCCAGGGTGGGTATTGCATCAGGAAATGGAAAGAGAAGTGAGAATAGAGCTTCCTATGAATTGGTATAAGGATAACCACTTCTTGGGATTTGTTTTCTTCTGTCTTTTTGAAGATAATGGCACTAATCCATGTTTAACCTATGATTTGAGATTTCATGATGATGAGGATTCATATGAAGTTGTGCATCGTGGTGGGTTTGGTTGCCAATGTGACTATTATCGTAATATTAATAGTGGTGTATCAGATGAATTGTGGGTGACATATTATCCTAAGATTTCTATTCCAGAAAAGTACCATTCCAATCAGTTCAAGCACATTCAGGCTTCATTTTCTGCTCTAACTGTTAGTGATATCAAAAGTTGCGGGATCCATCTTATATCCTCTCAAGATCATCAATACAGAAATACCCCATTACTTGATTCTCTTGGCACTCAAGATGATGATCTTCCCGACAATTTTCAGGACAATACTGAATCAGTAGCAGAAGATACGAATGGTAATGTTAAGAGACGCAGAACAAACCCAAGCAGAGGACACCCCATGAAAGAATGA